From the Hylaeus volcanicus isolate JK05 chromosome 4, UHH_iyHylVolc1.0_haploid, whole genome shotgun sequence genome, one window contains:
- the LOC128875519 gene encoding LOW QUALITY PROTEIN: uncharacterized protein LOC128875519 (The sequence of the model RefSeq protein was modified relative to this genomic sequence to represent the inferred CDS: substituted 3 bases at 3 genomic stop codons): MQTTYCLYYVRPNHNKIITYVYRMNNYVEHPLGILCNYTEYHDFINKFTFYSLLLDTXHNFLSKMNTDPIASAKVSXTKNRLNVDKDISKPILCYPRVQLNINNYNVNKIXISPLPDMSFKSMKLSQNLW; the protein is encoded by the exons ATGCAGACAACTTACTGCTTGTAT TATGTTAGACCAaatcacaacaaaattattacatatgtatatcgcATGAATAATTATGTAGAACATCCGCTTGGCATTTTGTGCAACTATACAGAATAtcatgattttattaataaatttacattttatagcTTATTGTTAGATACGTAGcataattttctatcaaaaatGAATACAG ATCCGATTGCTTCTGCAAAAGTTTCATAGACAAAGAATCGTTTAAATGTAGataaagatatttcaaaaccgATACTTTGCTATCCTCGTGTACAATTAAACATTAACAACtacaatgtaaacaaaatctaAATATCTCCATTGCCGGATATGTCATTCAAGTCAATGAAATTGTCTCAGAATTTAtggtaa
- the LOC128876001 gene encoding uncharacterized protein LOC128876001, which translates to MPHPCAVCGRSRMNPNNREEEYMFFGLPVNDETRCRKWLEFCCREDLYKLTKKQLLQRMVCSKHFEQKDFLNEYFDRLNGTAVPSIYDPKQSLYNITCVLCGRSRRDPPDLNYDGTTFHHFPGEEFRCLKWLDFVGVDSYYRLTRKEILFCYICSKHFDRSQFLPGYKNRLVDNAVPNIRNPDQLDGSEQYNMEVTSESKSYSSAEKILDPLPPAVLESQACAACGRSRSDPMNKLERYKFHPFPAYEIGRCLRWCQFLGREDLLKMSPNQIRKLVLCSKHFQTGQNFHKVGPCDAVPTIKDVSHVNPINPVEQIEDEQDIIEESNCNDTAKGIKKQYFPRPLVSSKKPKIDNKPTPLAKKRGKSKRPTLINIPRPDSNNIENRVMRKLPLPPNSNWKVQFMDQLQPITVGNNIKSSITNNIQPNVKKVILPFTADISNLGDPIPVHSLASIPPGLLIKINLPEQEQQNLLNANKKQTRTKITHIPTTSSDIDKKQLHMKNGQALITLPVRKQSKEDTDKNLVEFLSISSEETEHKMNSKGLEACKVILPHSLEASDEEVEECLTLKQQKLVRRKKASRRMRRTIFPITSEVRYFLRKLAPHMHRLPRKTRSRMKLSIVNMVIDRL; encoded by the coding sequence atgccaCACCCGTGTGCCGTATGCGGTCGTTCGCGTATGAATCCAAACAATAGAGAGGAAGAGTACATGTTTTTTGGGCTTCCCGTTAATGACGAAACTAGATGCAGAAAGTGGCTGGAATTCTGCTGTCGCGAAGATTTGTACAAACTtacaaaaaaacaattactTCAGAGAATGGTTTGTTCGAAGCATTTTGAGCAAAAGGATTTtctaaatgaatatttcgacAGATTGAACGGTACAGCAGTACCTTCCATTTACGATCCTAAACAAAGTTTGTACAACATAACCTGTGTACTGTGTGGTCGTTCTCGACGAGATCCACCAGATCTAAATTACGACGGTACAACTTTTCACCATTTTCCTGGGGAAGAGTTTCGATGTCTTAAATGGCTCGATTTCGTTGGTGTAGATTCGTATTATAGACtaacgagaaaagaaattttgttttgttacatTTGTTCAAAACACTTTGACCGTTCCCAATTTTTGCCTGGTTATAAAAACAGATTGGTAGACAATGCTGTACCCAACATTCGCAATCCTGATCAATTAGACGGATCTGAACAGTATAACATGGAAGTTACATCCGAGTCAAAGTCGTATAGTTCCGCAGAGAAAATATTAGATCCTTTACCACCTGCTGTTTTAGAAAGTCAAGCATGCGCCGCATGCGGTAGATCAAGATCTGATCCTATGAACAAATTGGAAAGATACAAGTTCCACCCTTTCCCTGCTTATGAAATTGGAAGGTGTTTAAGATGGTGTCAGTTTTTGGGAAGAGAGGATCTGTTGAAAATGTCTCCGAATCAAATACGAAAATTAGTTCTCTGTTCCAAACATTTTCAGACAGGCCAGAATTTCCATAAAGTAGGGCCTTGCGATGCAGTTCCGACTATAAAAGATGTATCGCATGTAAACCCAATCAATCCTGTAGAACAAATCGAAGATGAACAGGATATTATAGAGGAATCTAATTGTAATGATACAGCtaaaggaattaaaaaacaatattttccaagaCCTTTAGTATCTAGCAAAAAACCAAAGATAGATAATAAGCCTACGCCTCTTGCAAAAAAACGTGGCAAGTCTAAAAGGCCGACACTCATTAACATTCCAAGGCCTGATTCTAATAACATTGAAAATCGTGTGATGAGAAAATTACCCCTTCCTCCTAATTCTAATTGGAAAGTTCAATTCATGGATCAACTTCAACCTATAACAGTAGGaaacaatattaaatcaagtattacaaataatatccAACCTAACGTAAAGAAAGTGATTTTACCATTTACTGCTGACATATCAAATTTGGGCGATCCTATACCGGTGCATAGTTTAGCCAGCATTCCTCCAGGTTTATTGATTAAGATAAATCTTCCAGAACAAGAGCAACAAAATCTGCTGAATGCTAACAAAAAGCAAACTCGAACAAAAATCACCCATATTCCTACTACGTCCAGCGACATCGATAAAAAACAACTGCACATGAAAAATGGTCAAGCATTGATTACGCTACCTGTGAGGAAACAATCCAAGGAAgatacagataaaaatttagttGAATTTCTATCAATTTCTTCTGAAGAAACGGaacataaaatgaattcaaaagGATTAGAAGCGTGCAAAGTTATTTTGCCGCATTCATTGGAAGCATCAGACGAAGAAGTGGAAGAATGTTTGACTTTGAAACAACAAAAACTTGTGCGACGTAAAAAAGCTTCAAGAAGAATGCGCAGAACAATTTTCCCTATTACAAGCGAAGTTAGATATTTTTTGCGGAAACTTGCACCCCATATGCATAGACTGCCTAGAAAAACTAGATCACGGATGAAACTTTCGATAGTAAATATGGTAATTGATCGCTTGTAA
- the LOC128876002 gene encoding charged multivesicular body protein 3, which translates to MGLFGKSQEKNPKEMVQEWTHKLRKEGFQLDRQVRAIQREEEKVKRSLKEAAKKGDKDVCKILAKEIIRARKACNKIYTSKAHMNSVSLQMKNQLATIRVAGSVSKSTEVMQAMQSLVRVPEVAATMRELSKEMMKAGIIEEMLDETMDSIEDSEEVEDEADEEIDKILWEVTAGQLGTAPAVVTETPGSVVASTSADEEHEETDDKELEEMKMRLQSLRS; encoded by the exons ATGGGCTTGTTTGGAAAATCCCAGGAAAAGAATCCAAAAGAAATG gtTCAAGAATGGACACATAAATTAAGGAAAGAAGGTTTTCAACTCGATAGACAGGTTAGAG CAATTcagcgagaagaagaaaaagtgaaacgtTCTTTGAAGGAAGCAGCAAAGAAAGGTGACAAGGATGTCTGTAAAATTCTCGCAAAAGAGATAATACGTGCACGCAAAGcttgtaacaaaatttatacatcGAAAGCTCATATGAATTCTGTATccttacaaatgaaaaatcaacTGGCAACGATCAGAGTCGCAGGTTCGGTTTCGAAATCTACAGAAGTGATGCAAGCGATGCAGTCGTTGGTCAGAGTACCCGAAGTAGCTGCCACGATGAGGGAATTGTCAAAAGAAATGATGAAGGCTGGTATCATCGAAGAAATGTTAGACGAAACGATGGATTCTATCGAAGATTCGGAGGAAGTGGAAGACGAAGCGGATGAAGAAATAGATAAA ATCTTGTGGGAAGTCACCGCAGGTCAGTTAGGTACAGCACCCGCGGTTGTTACGGAAACTCCCGGTTCGGTAGTAGCGTCTACATCTGCCGACGAAGAACACGAAGAGACAGATGACAAGGAGcttgaagaaatgaaaatgagacTACAAAGTCTTCGTAGTTAG